A genome region from Candidatus Abyssobacteria bacterium SURF_5 includes the following:
- a CDS encoding rod shape-determining protein, which produces MIFDTIAGLFSNDMGIDLGTANTLVYVKGQGIVLREPSVVAIRQGENRALAVGSEAKQMIGRTPGDIVAIRPMKDGVIADFEVTEQMLRYFIQKVHNRKSLVRPRMVIAVPSGITEVEKRAVEDSAAQAGARSVALIEEPMAAAIGAGLPVQEPIGNMIVDIGGGTTEVAVISLGGIVFSKTARIAGDEMDQAIIQHLKKTYNLMIGERTAEEIKIALGSAFPMEEEKHMTVKGRDMVAGLPKPITITSEEIREALAEPISTILESVKITLERTPPELSADIVDRGMVLAGGGSLLRGLDKLIAEETQLPVRLADDPLTAVAMGAGKYLDGMFNFPKSRI; this is translated from the coding sequence ATGATCTTCGATACTATTGCGGGGCTCTTTTCCAATGATATGGGCATTGATCTTGGCACCGCAAATACCCTGGTGTACGTAAAAGGACAGGGCATTGTTCTGCGCGAACCCTCGGTTGTCGCGATTCGACAGGGGGAAAATCGCGCGCTGGCAGTCGGTAGCGAAGCGAAACAGATGATCGGCCGCACACCCGGTGACATCGTTGCTATCAGACCCATGAAGGACGGTGTTATCGCGGATTTTGAAGTCACCGAACAGATGCTTCGCTACTTCATTCAAAAGGTCCATAACCGCAAATCTCTTGTTCGTCCGCGTATGGTCATCGCAGTTCCGTCCGGCATCACCGAGGTCGAGAAAAGGGCCGTCGAGGATTCCGCCGCGCAGGCAGGCGCTCGGAGCGTAGCGCTCATAGAAGAACCGATGGCCGCGGCCATCGGCGCGGGCTTGCCGGTACAGGAGCCCATTGGCAACATGATTGTCGATATCGGCGGCGGCACAACCGAGGTTGCCGTCATTTCGCTGGGAGGAATCGTCTTCAGCAAGACCGCGCGCATAGCCGGCGACGAAATGGATCAGGCAATCATTCAGCACCTGAAGAAAACATACAACCTCATGATCGGCGAGCGAACAGCTGAAGAAATAAAGATTGCGCTCGGCTCCGCTTTCCCGATGGAGGAAGAAAAACATATGACGGTAAAGGGCCGCGACATGGTCGCCGGCCTGCCGAAGCCGATCACCATTACCTCTGAAGAAATTCGGGAAGCTCTTGCAGAACCCATATCCACCATCCTCGAATCCGTAAAGATCACCCTGGAGCGCACACCGCCTGAATTATCAGCGGACATTGTCGACCGGGGAATGGTTCTTGCCGGCGGCGGCTCACTTCTGCGCGGTCTCGATAAACTGATCGCGGAGGAAACGCAATTGCCGGTGAGATTGGCTGACGATCCTTTAACCGCGGTGGCCATGGGTGCGGGAAAATATCTGGACGGTATGTTCAATTTTCCAAAGAGCCGCATCTAG
- the mreD gene encoding rod shape-determining protein MreD, whose amino-acid sequence MIFGLKWFGIGILLTIAESVLMPAIDLAGIRPDLLMLALVLISGETSFSRTLLVAFLLGVTRDMFSLSAPGMSAFALTLTAFLLLKAEEYVLAETWTGQCAIAFAGTLIYGIMIILLKPLLHYELGSPVALVATVLGSSLYTAALAPCVYIVVRRPQALPYLRLKLKHITEHETIPEIKT is encoded by the coding sequence ATGATCTTCGGGCTCAAATGGTTTGGAATCGGCATTCTGCTGACGATAGCCGAATCGGTCCTGATGCCGGCAATCGATCTCGCAGGAATCCGCCCCGACCTTCTCATGCTCGCGCTCGTCCTCATCAGCGGCGAAACCAGCTTCTCCAGAACGCTCCTGGTCGCGTTCCTGCTCGGGGTCACCCGCGACATGTTTTCCCTGAGCGCGCCGGGTATGAGCGCTTTTGCTCTCACGCTGACCGCGTTTCTCCTTCTCAAAGCCGAAGAATATGTGCTCGCCGAAACATGGACGGGGCAATGCGCGATAGCGTTCGCGGGAACGCTAATTTATGGGATCATGATCATCCTTCTCAAACCGCTGCTTCATTATGAACTGGGTTCGCCCGTGGCTCTTGTCGCCACCGTGCTCGGCTCTTCCTTGTACACGGCGGCGCTCGCGCCGTGCGTGTATATCGTCGTCAGAAGGCCGCAGGCCCTCCCATATCTGAGGCTCAAACTGAAGCATATAACCGAACATGAAACCATACCTGAGATCAAGACATAG
- the mreC gene encoding rod shape-determining protein MreC, which produces MYLPDFLWKYRRPLLFFALLSLACLFMIDSLHKKWVARIGNELVLDFTSPVQSLSKGAHNGARNVLSVFPDFFRTRAQNIALKKRVGELEQQVVALREDLRQERRLRDLLGYAENFQEEKIFARVVGNDPSSWFRTIIIDKGTVHGVRPYLPVISASGLAGHVVEVFRFSSKVLLLTDPNSKVSVIAQQGRVQGVVQGDGASQCLLKYIEPTAHIKTGDVLITSGYSRIYPKGLLVGSVTDIKNTPGSLFQWARLMPYTDFKKLEEVVVLVPPPVQEPAPAAGYLQPQDAPVPRTGGT; this is translated from the coding sequence TTGTATCTACCCGACTTCTTATGGAAGTATAGACGCCCGCTTCTGTTTTTCGCCCTGCTATCACTCGCGTGCCTTTTCATGATTGACAGCCTCCATAAGAAATGGGTCGCGCGAATCGGCAACGAACTGGTCCTCGATTTCACCTCGCCGGTCCAATCGCTGTCGAAGGGAGCGCATAACGGTGCGCGAAATGTCCTTTCCGTTTTCCCGGATTTTTTTCGGACTCGAGCCCAGAATATCGCCCTGAAGAAACGCGTCGGAGAACTCGAACAGCAGGTGGTCGCCCTGCGGGAGGACCTGCGCCAGGAACGGCGCCTCAGAGACTTGCTCGGGTACGCTGAGAACTTTCAGGAGGAGAAGATATTCGCTCGCGTGGTCGGAAATGACCCGAGCAGTTGGTTTCGCACGATCATAATCGACAAAGGAACCGTCCACGGCGTCCGCCCGTACCTGCCCGTCATCTCCGCATCAGGGCTGGCCGGTCACGTGGTTGAAGTCTTCCGGTTCTCCAGTAAAGTCCTCTTGCTGACAGATCCCAATTCGAAAGTGAGCGTGATTGCGCAGCAAGGACGCGTGCAAGGCGTCGTCCAGGGCGACGGCGCCAGCCAATGCCTTCTCAAATACATCGAGCCCACCGCACACATCAAAACCGGTGACGTCCTCATCACCTCCGGCTACAGCCGCATATATCCCAAAGGACTGTTGGTCGGCAGCGTTACCGATATCAAGAATACGCCGGGAAGCCTTTTTCAGTGGGCCAGATTGATGCCGTATACTGATTTCAAGAAACTCGAGGAAGTGGTGGTCTTGGTGCCGCCGCCCGTTCAGGAGCCGGCGCCCGCGGCGGGTTATCTCCAGCCGCAGGACGCGCCTGTTCCGCGCACCGGCGGCACGTGA
- the mrdA gene encoding penicillin-binding protein 2, protein MKPYLRSRHREQIHFHLRLRVLSIIIACGFSLLFLQLVHLQIFAGTTFRSLSDRNRIRLLRLQAPRGLVFDRHNNILVDNRPSFTVSIIPGEASNPAATLQKLRRFLEFDEQEAQRKLEAARNAPFSQIAVAYDVSLEQAAAIEECSLELPGITITAEPCRRFPLLKGAAHVLGYLGEIAPREHERLADKGYVIGDYIGKAGLELVAEEWLHGESGGMQVQVYADGHPQIELDETGNPSVRIDSAGRELLTLGKKVPKAGNVVRLTIDADIQLAAEAAMGSYDGAIVVMGAETGAIRALVSRPSFDPNSFVSPGRNAERLEVLNDPRHPLLNRALQAYSPGSTFKIVTAYAALAEGIVSPDTKVYCSGSFTLGRKFRCWKDTGHGSLNVVQALAYSCDVFFYTMAMELGIERLEHYARLFGLGAATGIELPGEMKGLIPSPEWKQKTFKRPADQKWFLGETVIAGIGQGYTLATPLQLTCAIATIVNGGRLVTPYLIERVETPQSDKVLLERAPAQRHALNDSAALDLIQEGLKQAVVSRQPFFGTAWRAKNDTVSILGKTGTAQVAAFKERADTAKELEQIPYELRDHAWFASIIDGPDEPYAVVVFCEHSGHASESAVLVTLELATRIAEGAGTIASTETAQEGHST, encoded by the coding sequence ATGAAACCATACCTGAGATCAAGACATAGAGAACAAATCCATTTCCACTTGAGGCTTCGTGTTCTCAGTATCATCATTGCGTGCGGATTCTCGCTCCTTTTCCTTCAACTGGTGCACCTGCAGATATTCGCGGGAACAACCTTCAGAAGCTTGTCCGACAGAAACAGAATCCGCCTGCTCCGGCTACAGGCGCCGAGGGGACTCGTATTCGACAGGCACAATAACATTCTTGTCGATAACAGGCCGTCCTTTACTGTTAGCATCATTCCGGGGGAGGCATCCAATCCTGCCGCCACGCTCCAAAAACTGCGCCGATTCCTCGAATTTGACGAGCAAGAAGCTCAGAGAAAACTGGAGGCCGCGAGAAACGCTCCTTTCAGCCAAATCGCCGTTGCCTACGATGTCTCCCTCGAGCAGGCAGCCGCTATCGAGGAATGCTCGCTTGAACTCCCGGGCATCACCATAACCGCGGAACCGTGCAGGCGATTCCCTCTTCTCAAAGGAGCCGCACATGTTCTCGGATATCTTGGTGAAATCGCCCCCCGCGAACACGAGCGGCTCGCGGATAAAGGATATGTCATCGGAGATTACATCGGCAAGGCCGGCTTGGAGTTGGTGGCTGAGGAGTGGCTTCATGGAGAAAGCGGCGGAATGCAGGTGCAGGTGTATGCCGACGGGCATCCGCAGATCGAACTGGACGAAACCGGCAATCCCAGCGTCCGCATCGATTCCGCCGGCCGTGAATTGCTTACCCTGGGCAAAAAAGTGCCGAAGGCCGGCAATGTGGTTCGTCTCACCATCGATGCCGACATCCAACTCGCCGCCGAAGCGGCAATGGGCTCATATGACGGCGCCATAGTCGTCATGGGCGCCGAAACCGGCGCCATCCGAGCCCTCGTCAGCAGACCCTCGTTTGACCCGAATAGCTTCGTCTCGCCGGGAAGAAACGCCGAACGGCTCGAAGTTCTCAATGATCCCCGGCATCCCCTCCTTAATCGCGCCCTGCAGGCGTATTCGCCCGGTTCTACGTTCAAGATAGTCACCGCATATGCCGCCCTGGCCGAAGGAATCGTCTCGCCCGATACAAAAGTCTACTGCAGCGGCTCGTTTACATTGGGAAGGAAATTCCGCTGCTGGAAGGATACCGGCCATGGCTCACTCAATGTCGTCCAGGCGCTGGCGTATTCCTGCGACGTCTTCTTCTACACCATGGCCATGGAACTCGGAATCGAGCGCCTCGAGCACTACGCGCGGCTGTTCGGACTCGGCGCCGCGACCGGAATAGAACTGCCGGGAGAAATGAAAGGGCTCATTCCATCTCCCGAGTGGAAACAGAAAACCTTCAAAAGGCCGGCCGATCAGAAATGGTTTCTGGGGGAAACCGTGATCGCGGGCATCGGCCAGGGTTATACGCTGGCAACACCCTTGCAGCTAACATGCGCGATTGCCACAATAGTGAATGGCGGCAGGCTGGTCACTCCCTATCTTATCGAAAGAGTCGAGACTCCGCAGAGCGATAAGGTCCTTCTCGAACGCGCGCCCGCTCAAAGACACGCACTAAACGATTCCGCGGCGCTCGATCTGATTCAAGAAGGATTGAAGCAGGCCGTGGTCTCGCGTCAACCGTTTTTCGGCACGGCGTGGCGCGCCAAAAACGATACGGTATCGATTCTTGGGAAAACCGGCACCGCTCAGGTCGCAGCCTTTAAGGAAAGAGCCGACACAGCGAAAGAGCTTGAGCAGATCCCCTATGAATTGCGAGATCATGCCTGGTTCGCATCTATCATCGATGGTCCCGATGAACCGTACGCGGTCGTCGTTTTCTGCGAGCACAGCGGCCACGCTTCCGAAAGCGCCGTCCTGGTGACTCTCGAGCTTGCCACCCGCATTGCGGAAGGGGCCGGCACGATTGCTTCCACTGAAACCGCACAAGAAGGACACAGCACGTGA
- a CDS encoding TIGR03960 family B12-binding radical SAM protein translates to MSRYRYPAALHELRRFKSADNDDLHRNPPGNPNAFFYLLMLEQLEQFLPLVVKPGRYVGGELHGIRKEWNAARVRVALAFPEIYEIGMSHLGLKILYHIINSRPQYLAERAFCPWPDMERQMRRHNVPLYSLESFRPLNEFDLLGFSLQYEMTFTNVLTMLDLAAIPLLSSDRRREDPIVIAGGPCALNPEPTADFIDAFLIGEAEEGILHLLKAYEEARGSDGSRRDVLRRLSAVDGIYVPSLYEPEYRNGKFFTLHCREGAPEYIDRLWVKNLDEAPFPTASPVPLIEAVHDRYVVEIMRGCTRGCRFCHAGMTCRPVRERSVDTICALVEQGLANGGYDAVTLASLSSTDYSKIGELVNRLTHLLSGRRISISLPSLRLDSFSIEIAEKIQEVRKSGFTFAPEAATDRLRRAINKHYREDEMFRSLDSALLAGWDLFKLYFMLGLPTETDEDVEAIAALVLNIRNMGRKIRGKRFRTNVSLSAFIPKPHTPFQWENMVPEDLLRRKYSTITGRVPYRDVKISWREPSLCLLEALLSRGDRRAAAVVLGAWKAGARFDAWSSESSMKAWRQSISQAGLDFSSVITFPYGPADPLPWDHIRTGVTKEYLLEERARSRSPEFTADCRERCLGCGVCAHVDLSS, encoded by the coding sequence ATGTCCCGTTACCGGTATCCCGCTGCCCTTCATGAGCTACGGCGGTTCAAATCTGCTGACAATGATGACCTGCATCGGAATCCTCCTGGGAATCCGAATGCGTTCTTTTATCTTCTAATGCTCGAACAACTCGAACAGTTTCTCCCGCTGGTGGTCAAACCCGGCCGCTATGTCGGCGGTGAATTGCATGGCATCCGCAAGGAGTGGAACGCCGCTCGCGTGCGGGTGGCTCTCGCCTTTCCCGAGATCTACGAGATAGGAATGTCGCATCTCGGCCTGAAGATTCTCTACCACATCATCAATTCACGGCCTCAGTACCTCGCCGAGCGTGCCTTCTGCCCATGGCCGGATATGGAACGCCAGATGCGCCGGCACAATGTGCCGTTGTACTCGCTCGAATCCTTCCGGCCATTGAACGAGTTCGACCTCCTCGGATTCTCACTCCAGTACGAGATGACATTTACCAACGTCCTCACCATGCTCGATCTTGCCGCTATTCCGCTGCTGAGCTCCGACAGGCGCAGAGAGGACCCAATCGTAATTGCCGGCGGCCCCTGCGCATTGAATCCGGAGCCGACGGCGGATTTCATCGATGCGTTTCTCATTGGAGAGGCGGAAGAAGGGATCTTGCATCTGTTAAAAGCCTATGAGGAAGCGCGCGGCAGCGATGGGTCAAGGCGAGACGTGCTCCGCCGGCTGTCCGCCGTTGATGGTATATACGTTCCTTCTCTTTATGAGCCCGAGTATCGCAATGGCAAATTCTTTACTCTGCATTGTCGAGAGGGAGCACCTGAATATATCGACAGGCTATGGGTGAAGAATCTTGATGAGGCCCCCTTCCCCACCGCTTCGCCCGTTCCCTTGATTGAGGCCGTCCACGATCGCTACGTCGTCGAGATCATGCGCGGGTGCACGCGCGGCTGCCGGTTTTGCCATGCCGGGATGACGTGCAGGCCGGTACGGGAACGCAGCGTCGACACTATCTGCGCACTTGTCGAACAAGGCCTGGCCAACGGAGGCTATGATGCCGTTACGCTCGCCTCCCTCAGTTCGACCGATTACAGCAAGATCGGCGAATTGGTCAACCGGCTTACGCATCTGCTCTCGGGCCGAAGGATATCTATTTCGCTTCCTTCACTGCGACTCGACAGTTTTTCAATCGAGATCGCCGAAAAAATCCAGGAAGTGAGAAAAAGCGGTTTCACGTTCGCGCCCGAGGCCGCCACCGACCGCCTGCGGAGGGCCATAAACAAACACTATAGGGAAGACGAGATGTTCAGATCGCTCGATAGTGCTCTTCTGGCCGGTTGGGACCTCTTTAAACTGTACTTCATGCTCGGATTGCCAACCGAAACAGATGAGGACGTGGAAGCAATCGCGGCGCTCGTCTTGAACATCAGGAACATGGGCCGCAAAATCAGGGGCAAACGGTTCCGCACCAACGTCAGCCTTTCCGCTTTCATACCCAAGCCGCATACCCCGTTCCAGTGGGAGAACATGGTTCCCGAAGACCTGTTGCGGCGGAAATATTCCACCATCACCGGACGAGTGCCTTATCGCGACGTAAAAATCAGCTGGCGCGAGCCCTCGCTCTGCCTGCTCGAAGCCTTGTTGTCGCGAGGCGATCGCAGAGCAGCAGCAGTGGTGCTTGGCGCCTGGAAGGCGGGAGCAAGATTTGATGCATGGTCTTCCGAATCGAGCATGAAAGCGTGGCGGCAATCAATCAGCCAGGCCGGCCTTGACTTCTCCAGCGTGATCACTTTTCCATATGGACCGGCCGATCCGCTTCCCTGGGACCACATCCGAACCGGAGTGACAAAGGAATACCTGCTTGAGGAAAGAGCCCGCTCCCGCTCGCCTGAATTTACCGCCGATTGCAGGGAACGCTGTCTTGGCTGTGGAGTCTGCGCACATGTGGACTTATCGTCTTAA
- the rimI gene encoding ribosomal-protein-alanine N-acetyltransferase: MAKVGKLSFHTLSIKHLDEVLEIEKVSFRTPWTKYAFIHEIQFEKSVFKVLKLNGRIIGYGGFWHILDEAHISNIAIHPEYRGQGFGKMLLLHLLEEALQKGASKATLEVRRSNVIAQKMYSRFGFKIISVRKNYYTDEQEDALIMWNDDIRATLAAAGTEKEDTPSESIH; the protein is encoded by the coding sequence ATGGCAAAGGTGGGCAAACTCAGCTTTCACACGCTCTCAATCAAGCATCTTGACGAGGTGCTCGAAATCGAAAAGGTCTCATTCAGGACTCCGTGGACAAAATATGCGTTTATCCACGAGATACAATTCGAGAAGTCGGTTTTCAAGGTGCTGAAGCTGAATGGGCGAATCATAGGATACGGCGGGTTCTGGCACATTCTCGACGAGGCGCACATCTCGAATATCGCGATTCACCCCGAGTACCGCGGGCAGGGCTTCGGAAAGATGTTGCTGCTGCACCTGCTGGAAGAGGCGCTGCAAAAGGGCGCATCGAAGGCGACGCTGGAGGTGCGCAGGTCGAACGTCATCGCACAGAAGATGTACTCCCGGTTCGGCTTCAAAATCATTTCCGTACGAAAGAACTATTACACCGATGAACAGGAAGATGCGCTCATCATGTGGAACGATGACATCCGCGCGACACTTGCCGCTGCGGGCACGGAGAAGGAAGACACGCCCTCGGAATCCATCCATTGA
- a CDS encoding branched-chain amino acid aminotransferase, which yields MPETEVEKVVYLDGDFLPEGKALVSVFDRGFLYGDGVFETMRAYGGRVFRLAQHLRRLEESAELIKITPPLSQDQFAKICSDLIERNNTADAIVRISVTRGKASGGLGTSNAGRPTVAAFIRPPMPVSTEAASEGVPAIISSFRKMPSAALNARIKSMNFLNSILARSEAEEAGCYEAVLLDSDGNVTEATTANIFFVGGGRLFTPGPESDILLGITRAAVLELSAEMGIPAEQRKISASELGGFEECFITNSAIEALAVTRIGPLRVGGGKPGAIYKRIHGAYRELVLRNT from the coding sequence ATGCCGGAGACGGAAGTGGAGAAGGTTGTTTATCTTGACGGAGACTTCTTGCCTGAAGGCAAGGCGCTGGTTTCGGTCTTTGACCGCGGATTCCTGTACGGCGACGGCGTATTCGAGACGATGCGCGCGTACGGTGGCCGCGTCTTCAGGCTCGCACAACACCTGCGCCGGCTCGAGGAGTCCGCAGAACTGATAAAAATTACCCCGCCTCTTTCGCAAGATCAATTCGCCAAAATCTGCAGCGATCTAATCGAACGAAATAACACAGCCGATGCGATCGTCAGGATCAGTGTCACGCGCGGAAAGGCTTCAGGGGGCCTTGGAACATCAAATGCGGGACGCCCGACTGTCGCAGCTTTCATCCGCCCGCCGATGCCGGTTTCGACCGAAGCGGCGTCGGAGGGAGTACCCGCCATTATTTCATCGTTTCGAAAAATGCCCTCCGCGGCACTGAACGCGCGCATCAAATCGATGAACTTCCTGAACTCGATCCTTGCTCGTTCGGAGGCGGAGGAGGCCGGCTGTTACGAAGCTGTTTTGCTTGACTCAGACGGGAACGTTACCGAGGCAACTACTGCAAATATCTTTTTTGTCGGGGGCGGCCGCCTCTTTACACCGGGGCCGGAAAGCGACATTTTATTAGGGATAACACGCGCCGCAGTCCTCGAGCTTTCAGCCGAAATGGGGATTCCGGCTGAGCAGAGAAAGATTTCCGCGTCCGAACTTGGCGGCTTCGAGGAATGTTTCATCACCAACAGCGCGATCGAGGCGCTGGCGGTGACGCGGATAGGCCCCTTGCGAGTGGGCGGCGGAAAACCGGGCGCTATCTATAAGAGAATACATGGAGCTTATCGCGAGCTCGTTCTCAGGAATACCTGA
- the rodA gene encoding rod shape-determining protein RodA, with amino-acid sequence MKNGHRNLTKGFDSVTLACTLLLVCLGLVTVFSSSYTSGLDAVKPYFSRQLVWALLGLVAMLIAVLIDYRFVEAYAYQLYGVTLFLLVFLLFSGKEVHGSQRWIHLMGVQVQPSEFVKLSTLFVLARFLDDIGDRIHEVKFLVVALLLAGVPTGLILLQPDLGTALVLIVLLAGMLFAAGIKRSHFAFLAAAGIAGIPIFWQFLKGYQKARLLAFVNPDLDPLGISYQVIQSQIAVGSGGLIGKGWLAGTQSQLNFLPEQHTDFIFSVFAEQWGFLGACLLILLYLGLLFQAIKIADTARDFQGSMLAVGIIVIIVFQVLVNLLMTVGLCPVTGIPLPFMSYGGSNLLTMMTCIGILLGIRMRSFIF; translated from the coding sequence GTGAAGAACGGGCACCGAAATTTAACCAAAGGTTTTGATTCTGTTACTCTGGCCTGCACGCTTCTCCTGGTCTGTCTGGGACTGGTGACTGTCTTTTCCTCCTCCTATACGTCAGGTCTCGATGCGGTGAAGCCTTATTTTTCGCGACAACTGGTTTGGGCGCTGCTCGGACTGGTCGCCATGCTCATCGCGGTCCTGATCGATTACCGCTTCGTGGAAGCGTATGCGTATCAATTGTACGGCGTCACTCTCTTTTTGCTGGTCTTCCTCCTTTTCTCAGGGAAAGAAGTTCACGGTTCCCAGCGATGGATTCACTTGATGGGCGTCCAGGTGCAGCCGTCGGAGTTCGTCAAACTCAGCACCCTGTTTGTCCTGGCCAGATTCCTGGACGATATCGGTGATCGCATTCACGAGGTGAAATTCCTCGTAGTCGCCCTCCTTCTCGCCGGCGTCCCGACGGGTCTGATATTGCTTCAGCCGGATCTGGGAACCGCTCTCGTGCTCATTGTGCTTCTCGCAGGAATGCTCTTCGCAGCAGGAATCAAACGGAGTCATTTCGCCTTTCTCGCCGCGGCCGGAATCGCCGGAATCCCGATTTTCTGGCAGTTCCTCAAAGGCTACCAAAAAGCGCGCCTGCTGGCGTTCGTGAATCCCGACCTCGACCCCCTGGGAATAAGCTACCAGGTGATCCAATCTCAAATCGCAGTGGGATCAGGCGGACTCATCGGGAAAGGATGGCTTGCCGGAACTCAAAGCCAGCTCAACTTCTTGCCTGAACAGCATACTGATTTCATTTTTTCGGTTTTTGCGGAACAGTGGGGGTTCCTCGGCGCTTGCCTGCTGATTTTGCTTTACCTCGGACTGTTGTTTCAGGCGATCAAAATTGCCGATACCGCCCGCGACTTTCAGGGCAGTATGCTCGCCGTCGGCATCATCGTAATCATTGTTTTCCAGGTGCTCGTGAATCTCCTCATGACCGTCGGATTATGTCCCGTTACCGGTATCCCGCTGCCCTTCATGAGCTACGGCGGTTCAAATCTGCTGACAATGATGACCTGCATCGGAATCCTCCTGGGAATCCGAATGCGTTCTTTTATCTTCTAA
- a CDS encoding anthranilate synthase component I family protein, with protein MHRQIANLICKEGEAHSTVIEREGLSPVGICRQPLAPYLKPLEVLKALAGRAFPFLLESAEGPFKTARYSIIGCDPLFTIRAKRFACRIRDANGERTLPGNPVDTIKELLAPYRLPHQPQLPQFFGGMVGLFSYDMKNYFEELPDEAEDDLDLPDCFLICVDTVVVFDRMTGAVEIISSVFDCSDGAQAEAKAFSKVSQFLGKLNNGSTSASEDARIGFGEMTSTHTIEKYSEMVVRAKEYIAAGDIFQANLSQRLKIPFEGGTIELYRRLTRINPSPFAFYMDFGEFQLVSCSPERLVRVIGDFVETRPIAGTRPRGRSEAEDEALREELILHPKERAEHIMIVDMARNDIGRVCTCGTVRPDELMVIERYSHVFHIVSNIVGTLAPGRSCFDVLAAVFPGASITGVPKIRCMEIIDELESVRRGPYTGSLGWISYTGDMDLNIIIRTFVIKGGNAYIQVGGGIVADSEPEREYQESLNKAQALIEALRTGKQIRRRPKS; from the coding sequence ATGCATCGGCAAATCGCGAACTTGATCTGCAAAGAGGGAGAAGCGCACTCAACGGTTATCGAGCGCGAGGGCCTTTCTCCGGTCGGTATCTGCCGACAGCCTCTTGCTCCCTATCTCAAGCCGCTTGAAGTGCTTAAAGCCCTGGCCGGCCGCGCATTTCCGTTCCTGCTTGAGAGTGCTGAGGGGCCATTCAAGACGGCACGCTACTCGATAATCGGGTGCGACCCCCTTTTCACCATACGAGCGAAACGATTCGCCTGCCGTATTCGTGATGCTAACGGAGAGAGGACTCTGCCGGGAAATCCAGTTGACACTATAAAGGAGCTGCTGGCCCCTTACCGCTTGCCGCACCAGCCGCAACTTCCGCAGTTCTTCGGCGGGATGGTCGGTTTGTTCTCATACGACATGAAGAATTATTTTGAGGAACTCCCTGACGAGGCCGAAGACGATCTGGATCTGCCTGATTGTTTTCTCATATGTGTGGACACGGTGGTCGTGTTTGACCGGATGACCGGCGCGGTGGAGATTATTTCCTCCGTTTTCGATTGTAGTGACGGCGCGCAGGCGGAAGCGAAGGCTTTCTCGAAGGTGTCACAATTTTTGGGAAAGCTTAACAATGGGAGTACTTCGGCGTCGGAAGACGCTCGGATCGGTTTTGGCGAGATGACCTCGACACATACCATAGAGAAATATTCCGAGATGGTCGTTCGGGCGAAAGAATATATTGCGGCGGGCGACATCTTTCAGGCCAACCTTTCGCAGCGACTGAAGATCCCGTTCGAGGGCGGCACGATCGAGCTTTACCGGCGGCTTACACGAATCAATCCGTCTCCGTTTGCTTTTTACATGGATTTCGGCGAATTCCAGTTGGTGAGCTGTTCGCCGGAACGGCTCGTCCGGGTGATCGGAGATTTTGTTGAGACACGCCCGATCGCGGGAACGCGGCCGCGCGGGCGAAGCGAGGCCGAAGACGAAGCCCTGCGCGAGGAGCTTATTCTTCATCCGAAAGAGCGGGCCGAGCACATCATGATCGTAGACATGGCGCGGAACGATATCGGGCGCGTATGCACATGTGGAACGGTGAGGCCAGACGAGCTGATGGTGATTGAACGATATTCGCATGTGTTCCATATCGTGTCAAACATCGTAGGAACGCTTGCGCCCGGACGTTCGTGTTTTGATGTTCTGGCCGCCGTTTTTCCCGGCGCCAGCATTACCGGCGTCCCAAAAATTCGGTGCATGGAGATTATCGACGAGCTCGAATCGGTGAGGCGGGGTCCTTACACGGGCTCGCTCGGTTGGATCTCTTATACAGGCGACATGGACCTGAACATCATCATTCGCACATTCGTCATCAAGGGCGGCAACGCCTACATCCAAGTCGGGGGCGGAATAGTCGCCGATTCCGAGCCCGAGCGGGAATATCAGGAGAGCCTGAACAAGGCGCAGGCGCTTATCGAAGCTTTGCGAACGGGCAAGCAGATACGGCGGAGGCCGAAATCCTGA